In Verrucomicrobiota bacterium, the genomic window GGAGGAGGGCGACGACTGGCAGGAGTTCGCCGCCCGGGAGCGCTACCTGGCCTTCCTCTTCGCGCTGACCCAGTCGGCCAACGAACGCCGCTCGCTCCTGCTGGAGCGCTTTCACGACATCTCTCCTCTCTCGCATCCGGGAGCTCTGGAGGGGATGCGCGGGGAGTTCCTGGAGTTCGCCCGTCGGATCGTCGACCACGGCACTTCCTCGGGTGAGATCGCCGAGCGCCGCGGCCTCACTTCGCTCTATCCCAGAATCCTCTATATCCACCTACGCTGGGTCATCGACCAGTATCTCAAGGACGAGAGCGAGGGATTCGAGCGGACTGATGCCTTCATCGAGAAGACAGTGACCCTTGCCTTCGATCTCTTCCGCTCCCAGGCCCTCGACTCTGCCGCCGACCTGCTGCGCTTCCTCCTCCCTGGCAACCCCTGGAGCGGTTGTTCCGGAAATGGGAAGTGACTCCGTGAAAGATTCCGCATCCGGGAAGGGCGCCAAGTCAGCAAAGAAGGAACAGGAAAGCATCCGCTCCGGTGCGGTGGGACGTATAGCCGCGCTCGGCGGAGCCGGCGCCCGCGTGGGGGTCAACTACCTGAAACACTACGGCCGCGCCATGGTCGGCGCGAAGGACGAGCCGAGCCGCCGCAGGCTCCGAGAGGAACTCGATGTGAAGAACGCCGAGACCGTCTACGACACCTTCAGTAAGCTTAAGGGAGGACCGCTCAAGCTGGCCCAGATGCTCAGCATCGACAAAAACCTCCTGCCTGCGGCCTACGCCCGCCAGTTCGCGCAGGCGCAGTCCTCCGTGCCGCCGCTCTCTTACCCGCTGGTTGCCCAGACCTTCAGGCGGGAATTCGGAAAAGCCCCTGAGGAACTCTTCGATCATTTCGAGAAGAAGGCCTCCCACGGGGCCTCCATCGGCCAGGTACACCGGGCCAGAAGGAAAGGACGCGAGTATGCGGTGAAGGTCCAGTACCCTGGCGTGGCGCGAAGTTTGAAGAGCGACCTTGCCGTCGTTAAGCCGATTGCACTCCGCATCCTTGGTCTCCGGGAGGCGGATGTGGATTCCTACTTCCGCGAGGTGGAGACGCGTTTACTGGAGGAAACCGACTACAATCACGAGCTGGTAAGGTCTGTCGAGTTGACGAAGGCCTCAGCACATCTCGAGGGAGTGCGCTTCCCCGCCTACCACCCGGAACTCTCCACCGGCAAGATCCTCACCTCCGACTGGATCGACGGAATGCCACTCGACCGCTTCGCCGACGGGGATGCCACTCAGCGGGAGCGTGACCGGATCGGTCAGGGGCTCTGGGATTTCTACGCCCATCAGGTTCATGAGCTACTAGTCTTCCACGCCGATCCTCATCCCGGGAATTTCCTCGTGAAAGAGGGGGAACTCTGGGTGTTTGATTTCGGTTGCACTAAGAAGATTTCCTCGGAATTTTACCGAAAGCAGTTCCGCTTCCTGGATCCCCGGCTGGAGCGCGACCCGGAACTCCTGAGGGAAGCCCTGCGAGACCTCGATGTGATCCTGCCCGAAGACGCTCCGGAGCAGATCGAGACGATCACCTCTCTCTGCATGACCTGGCTGGAGCTGCTGGCACGGCCCTTCCGCGAAGGAAACTTCGACTTCGGCAATCCCGCCTTCCTCAAGGCCATCTACGAGATGGGGGAGGAGAATCGCCAAGCCGACCATCTGAGGACGATGCGTGGTCAGCGCGGCTCACCCGACACGATCTATGTGAACCGTGCCTTCTTCGGACTCTACAGCCTACTCGGGCGTCTGCGCGCCCGGGTGAAGGTCGACCTTCCCTCCTGGATAACGGCTTAAGGAACCGGATGAGGATCGAGGCATGAACGGGGATCAGGGCAGCCGATGGCTACAGGGATATCTCGGCTCACTCGCTGCCGATGCGCTGGCAATGCCCGTTCACTGGTACTACGACACGGCGGCCCTGCGACGGGAGTACGGCGTCGTGGACCACTTCCTTGAGCCAAAAAATCCGCATTCAGGGAGCATCCTCTGGCGTTCGGAGTATCAAGCACTCAATGAGAAGGGAGATATCCTACGGGAGCAGGCACAGTATTGGGGGCAACGTGGGATTCACTACCATCAGTTTCTCAAAGCAGGTGAGAACACGCTGAATTTCCAGCTGGCACGGGAACTCTACTCCTTCGTGCGGGAGCGTGGCGGCTATGACGCCGATGCCTGGCTCGAGCGCTACATCGCCCGGATGCTCGAACCGGGGTGGCACCGCGACACCTACGTCGAGGAGTATCACCGGGCATTCTTCACCCGCTACGCGCAGGGAAAGAAGCCACGCAAGTGCGGCATTTGCGATGAGCATATCGGGGGGCTCGCCACCGTCCCAGCGCTCTGTGCTGCCTTGGAGGGAATGGGGTTGCCTGAGTTACGATCCGTCGTGAAGGAGCATGTCGGATTGACTCATGCCCATGCCAATGTCCTCCGGGCGGCTGATACACTGGTGCGTCTTCTCTGGCGGGTGGCGGAGGGGATGGAAGCTCACGAAGCGATCCGGTTGGAAGCGGGTGATTGGATCTCTGGGAAGAAATCCGACTCATGGCTTCACCAACCTGACGAGCATGTCGTCGGATCCCGCTTCAGTCCTGCCTGCTACATCGCCGACGCGATGCCGGCATCGCTCTATCTGGTCTGGAAATACCACCGCGACTTCCCCGCGGGTATCATCGCCAATGCCATGATCGGCGGAGACAACTGCCATCGGGGCGCCGTGGTTGGCAGCATCCTCGGAGCTGCTTGTGGGGTGCCGGAGCGGTTTCTTATGACGCTCCCGCGATGACGAGACCCCTGCCCACGCGAGAGGAGGGCCTAAGGCGTCTGGGTGAGTTTTTGCCCTTCGCGGGAAGGGACTATGCCGAGCGCCGCAACCATGTACCCGGCACGGTTTCCGGGCTCTCTCCCTATGTCCGCCATCGACTCCTCACCGAGGAGGAAATCGCTGGCGCGGTTCTGCAGCGGCACTCCTACGAGGCAGCGGAAAAGTTCCTGCAGGAGGTCTGCTGGCGCACCTATTGGAAGGGATGGCTGGAGATGAGACCAGAAATCTGGCTCCACTATCTTGAGGATCTCGAAGCCCTGCGTGAGAGCATGGACGCAGAAACTGATTTCCTTGGACGAGTCCAAGCTGCTGAGTCTGGAGAAACGGGCATGGAATTTCTGGACGACTGGGTCAGGGAACTGCGTGAGACCGGCACTCTCCACAACCATGTCCGAATGTGGTTTGCGAGTATCTGGATTCATACGCTACGTCTGCCGTGGCAACTCGGCGCCGACTTCTTCCTCCGGCATCTACTTGATGGAGATGCAGCCTCCAATACCCTCTCGTGGCGCTGGGTGTGCGGCCTGCAAACACCAGGGAAGGTCTATGTGGCAAGCGCAGAGAATATTGAGCGATACACGGAGGGGCGTTATGCTCCCTTTGGACTCCTGGCAACAGAGGCCCCTCCCATTCCTGCGGATCATTCGATTCCGAAATCGCAGCAGCTTCTTCCCCGAGAGATTCATGTGCCAGGAGAGAAAACTGTTTTGCTTGTCACCGAGGAGGATCTCTCTCCGGAGAGTTGGTGTATCCCGACGGCCGATGTGTCGGGAGTAATTCTGATTGATACAGCTGACGCCACTGCCGGGACCTCAATGAATGTGACAACCTTCAAACGGGAGGCTCTTGAGTCAACCAAGGAGAGACTGGTGGCATCGGGCTACTCCTCGGTGACGCTGCTGAGCGGGACGATGGGGACTCAGCGGGAAAACTTGAGCCGGCTCCTGCAGGCCCAGCATGTTGGTGGAACTTCTACCATCAGCATGATGGGGGCCCCGGTGGGGCCGACCCACCAGATCATGGATCCCTTACTCTCACTCCTGAAGCAGGAGGGAGTGGCCGTGCGGAGATTACGAAGAGACTGGGATGATGCCCTATGGCCTCATGCCACGCATGGATTCTTCAGGTTCAAGGAGCAGATTCCCATCGTCCTTCGGCCGTTTGCTTAAAAATAGAAGTCTGCGTCTGATTCAACTCGGGTCGTTGGATTTGGGTTCATCGGCTTCGATATCATCTTCCTCCGATTCGTTCAAAGTTCGACCTGGGGACTTGAGACGTCTCTCGAGAAGTTTGCGGTGCTTCGTGACCCGTCCCGCAACCCGCTTGCGCCACATGGCAAAACTGGAAGGCTTGAGTTCGCGGCGCATGATGTCGATCACCTCATGCTCTGCAAGGACGGTGCGTGTTTTTATTTCCTCAAACGTGGTCCGATCTTCCCACGCCAGACGAATCACCAGCGAAATCTGATCGCTTTGAATTTTTCCCTTCATGTCGTGTGATCAGCAGTTCCCAACGAATTTCCGGAAGGTGAGGTTGATCCGGGGCGTGGTGATCTTCTTCGTCTTGGGCATGGTATGCACCCAGTGATGCTGGGTGGCTCCTTTCATCACCAGCAGGCTGCCATTCTGAAGGAGCACGGAGACGACCTCCCCGGACTTGCGGTGCTTCAGCTTGAAGATCCTTTCCGCCCCAAGGCTCACGGAAGCAATGAGAGGATTCTCTCCCAGGGTCTTTTCGTCGTCGCTGTGCCATCCCATTCCCTCGGAGCCGTCATGATAAAGATTCAGCAGGCAAGAGTTGAACTGGTGGCCGCACTCGCTCTCGACGCGCTCC contains:
- a CDS encoding TetR/AcrR family transcriptional regulator encodes the protein MATKRSNKGGSQASGKDSQKVRDSILKAFAAHWSEEGEPPRSVARFCKGLGITEAVFFKHFPSFHAVEKAFWRDWITGIISAVEEGDDWQEFAARERYLAFLFALTQSANERRSLLLERFHDISPLSHPGALEGMRGEFLEFARRIVDHGTSSGEIAERRGLTSLYPRILYIHLRWVIDQYLKDESEGFERTDAFIEKTVTLAFDLFRSQALDSAADLLRFLLPGNPWSGCSGNGK
- a CDS encoding AarF/ABC1/UbiB kinase family protein, which translates into the protein MKDSASGKGAKSAKKEQESIRSGAVGRIAALGGAGARVGVNYLKHYGRAMVGAKDEPSRRRLREELDVKNAETVYDTFSKLKGGPLKLAQMLSIDKNLLPAAYARQFAQAQSSVPPLSYPLVAQTFRREFGKAPEELFDHFEKKASHGASIGQVHRARRKGREYAVKVQYPGVARSLKSDLAVVKPIALRILGLREADVDSYFREVETRLLEETDYNHELVRSVELTKASAHLEGVRFPAYHPELSTGKILTSDWIDGMPLDRFADGDATQRERDRIGQGLWDFYAHQVHELLVFHADPHPGNFLVKEGELWVFDFGCTKKISSEFYRKQFRFLDPRLERDPELLREALRDLDVILPEDAPEQIETITSLCMTWLELLARPFREGNFDFGNPAFLKAIYEMGEENRQADHLRTMRGQRGSPDTIYVNRAFFGLYSLLGRLRARVKVDLPSWITA
- a CDS encoding ADP-ribosylglycohydrolase family protein; this translates as MNGDQGSRWLQGYLGSLAADALAMPVHWYYDTAALRREYGVVDHFLEPKNPHSGSILWRSEYQALNEKGDILREQAQYWGQRGIHYHQFLKAGENTLNFQLARELYSFVRERGGYDADAWLERYIARMLEPGWHRDTYVEEYHRAFFTRYAQGKKPRKCGICDEHIGGLATVPALCAALEGMGLPELRSVVKEHVGLTHAHANVLRAADTLVRLLWRVAEGMEAHEAIRLEAGDWISGKKSDSWLHQPDEHVVGSRFSPACYIADAMPASLYLVWKYHRDFPAGIIANAMIGGDNCHRGAVVGSILGAACGVPERFLMTLPR
- a CDS encoding TIGR03643 family protein produces the protein MKGKIQSDQISLVIRLAWEDRTTFEEIKTRTVLAEHEVIDIMRRELKPSSFAMWRKRVAGRVTKHRKLLERRLKSPGRTLNESEEDDIEADEPKSNDPS